A genomic stretch from Oncorhynchus tshawytscha isolate Ot180627B linkage group LG07, Otsh_v2.0, whole genome shotgun sequence includes:
- the LOC112254596 gene encoding poly(U)-specific endoribonuclease encodes MKIILLVIFLVTLFFQGYSTGSTSCQGRCDEKYNSQNKCHCNSKCSQYDNCCSDFEALCNAPAPGLSCQGRCGEKYNSQNKCHCNTKCGDHNNCCSDYTSLCGSSGGGDGGSDITDAEIKSMSEALYALDSNKPSASELIIDSQARVPNSETSSQNDLSPRPLFKFLDEASLFSKPSYAAFVALLDNYERNTGTTEDFTPQQLAEQDTFLKEAMSNTELGRELYAFLFTKGRYSSEEEFLHDLKMMWFGLYSRYAGKMDSSGFEHIFAGEIKGGKISGFHNWLQFYRLEKQGLIDYYSHSFDGPWTSYPDVLGMQFMWDGYFKQVGSSIIGCSPEFDLAVYSLCYITRPGKQCKLSLGGKPLVIQTYTWDKSSYGNGKKYIGSAFPATP; translated from the exons ATGAAGATCATTCTGCTTGTCATTTTCCTTGTGACCCTGTTCTTTCAGGGGTACAGCA CTGGATCCACATCCTGCCAGGGCCGCTGTGACGAGAAGTACAACTCTCAGAACAAGTGCCACTGCAACTCCAAGTGCTCCCAGTATGACAACTGCTGCAGTGACTTCGAAGCCCTCTGTAATG CACCCGCTCCAGGATTGTCCTGCCAGGGCCGCTGTGGGGAGAAATACAACTCTCAGAACAAGTGCCACTGCAACACCAAGTGTGGAGACCACAACAACTGCTGCAGCGACTACACCTCCCTCTGTGGAA GCTCTGGTGGTGGAGATGGAGGCAGTGACATCACTGATGCTGAGATCAAGTCTATGTCTGAGGCTCTGTATGCTCTGGACTCCAACAAGCCCTCTGCGTCAGAGCTGATCATTGACTCCCAGGCCAGAGTGCCCAACTCTGAGACCAGCTCCCAGAACGACCTGTCCCCACGCCC GTTGTTCAAGTTCCTGGACGAGGCGTCTCTGTTCTCCAAGCCATCGTATGCTGCCTTCGTGGCCCTGCTGGACAACTACGAGAGAAACACAGGCACCACAGAGGACTTCACCCCCCAGCAGCTGGCTGAGCAGGATACCTTCCTCAAGGAGGCCATGTCCAACACCGAGCTGGGCAGAGAGCTGTACGCCTTCCTCTTCACCAAGG GACGCTACAGCTCTGAGGAGGAGTTCCTCCATGACCTGAAGATGATGTGGTTCGGCCTCTACTCCCGCTACGCTGGCAAGATGGACTCCAGCGGCTTTGAGCACATTTTTGCAG GTGAGATAAAAGGTGGGAAGATATCTGGCTTCCACAACTGGCTCCAGTTCTACCGTCTGGAGAAACAGGGTCTAATTGACTACTACAGCCACAGCTTCGATGGACCT tggacTTCCTACCCTGATGTTCTGGGGATGCAGTTTATGTGGGATGGCTACTTCAAGCAGGTTGGTTCTTCCATCATTGGCTGCAGTCCTGAGTTCGACTTGGCCGTGTACAGTCTCTGCTACATCACCCGTCCAGGGAAACA GTGTAAACTGAGCCTGGGAGGGAAGCCACTGGTGATCCAGACCTACACCTGGGATAAATCCTCCTATGGGAATGGGAAGAAGTACATCGGCTCCGCCTTCCCTGCCACGCCCTAG
- the LOC112255489 gene encoding neurogenic differentiation factor 4-like, producing the protein MMAKLYGRPSEGAELVSSLEWMDDDVSSPDGDEPITAHRYRPGGMGHLGRELGSEDMEEDEEEGEEEDHGDGNAPKRRGPKRKRMTKARQERFKARRVKANARERSRMHGLNDALENLRSIMPCHSKTQKLSKIETLRLARNYICALSEALEGDQSTESRAFMETLCKGLSQPTSNLLAGCLQLGPGGHIEERPEDRQGGRGGPTILGGVGMAVGPISYSSPGLPSPPYGTLDSAHLLHLRGMKGGAYESHSPNDCNSGVGTPPYDGPPTPPLSIGSNLVLKQESSPHYLPPHHYPPSSIGLTGPQGQVLYQSARYQVPLEMPYDSYRPPHMAPPQMGTVYGD; encoded by the coding sequence ATGATGGCCAAGTTGTACGGGAGGCCCAGCGAGGGGGCAGAGCTAGTCAGTTCTCTGGAGTGGATGGATGATGACGTGAGCTCCCCAGACGGAGACGAGCCAATCACAGCACACCGCTACAGACCGGGTGGAATGGGCCACCTGGGCAGGGAGCTGGGCAGTGAGGAcatggaggaggatgaagaggaaggggaagaggaggaccATGGAGATGGGAACGCTCCCAAACGCAGAGGGCccaagaggaagaggatgacCAAGGCCCGGCAGGAGCGCTTCAAGGCGCGGCGTGTGAAGGCTAACGCCCGGGAGCGCTCGAGGATGCATGGGCTGAACGACGCTCTGGAAAACCTGCGCAGCATCATGCCCTGCCACTCTAAGACCCAGAAACTGTCTAAGATCGAGACCCTGCGGCTGGCCCGCAACTACATATGTGCCCTGTCTGAAGCcctggagggggaccagtccacGGAGAGCAGGGCCTTTATGGAAACCCTGTGTAAAGGCCTCTCCCAGCCTACCAGCAAcctgctggctggctgtctgcagCTGGGGCCTGGGGGGCATATCGAGGAGAGGCCTGAAGACAGgcaaggggggagaggaggacccACAATCCTGGGAGGGGTGGGGATGGCTGTTGGACCAATCAGCTACTCCTCCCCCGGCCTGCCCAGCCCGCCTTACGGCACACTGGACTCCGCCCACCTGCTCCACctgagagggatgaagggaggggctTATGAGAGCCACTCCCCTAACGACTGTAACAGTGGGGTAGGCACCCCTCCCTACGATGGCCCCCCCACACCCCCTCTCAGCATTGGCAGTAACCTAGTGCTCAAGCAGGAGTCCTCGCCCCACTATCTTCCCCCTCACCACTACCCCCCCTCCTCCATCGGCCTGACAGGCCCCCAGGGACAGGTCTTGTACCAGAGCGCCCGCTACCAGGTGCCCCTGGAGATGCCCTATGATTCATACCGCCCTCCTCACATGGCACCCCCACAGATGGGCACCGTCTATGGGGATTAA